A single genomic interval of bacterium harbors:
- a CDS encoding sigma-70 family RNA polymerase sigma factor, with protein sequence MARSPGRKEAAERSARQPRRGQRRQGRSLWAAGTCRRAHERTLRGWRLGRKRRSARRCLAGKRKARGSRSGSFSCRRYASGVSGVSDLSRESDLSEAYIAHQRTIWGLCYRMTGSASDAEDLVQETFARALDRPPRDTSRDWRPWLMRVATNLSRDHLRRRQAAPYIGPWLPEPIDTSDWPEEERAYEPPSTENNYALLESVSYAFLVALEQLNPNQRAVLLLRDVFEYSAAETAEALDLQESNVRQIHRRARATMADYDANRVPFNDALRARTGDVLSRFLLHMVQRDPAAMEKLLAEDVRVLNDGGGRFFAARRPVTGVRRVARFHVRLLRDAQPEVELRELNGLPAFVGRNEDPRPGYAPEFASLGGLDRDGRLILLSTIIAPGKLDALRVRG encoded by the coding sequence ATGGCGCGAAGCCCTGGTCGCAAAGAAGCTGCTGAACGATCTGCGCGTCAGCCACGCCGTGGTCAGCGCAGGCAAGGGCGGTCTCTCTGGGCGGCCGGGACCTGCCGTCGAGCACATGAACGGACTTTACGTGGCTGGCGACTGGGTCGGAAACGAAGGTCAGCTCGCCGATGCCTCGCTGGCAAGCGGAAAGCGCGCGGGTCTCGCAGCGGCAGCTTCAGCTGTCGCAGGTACGCGAGCGGCGTGAGCGGCGTGAGCGACCTATCGCGAGAAAGTGATCTCAGCGAGGCCTACATCGCCCATCAGCGCACGATCTGGGGACTCTGCTATCGCATGACTGGATCGGCCAGTGACGCCGAAGATCTCGTCCAGGAGACCTTCGCGCGCGCATTGGATCGCCCTCCTCGCGATACCTCGCGCGACTGGCGGCCTTGGCTGATGCGCGTAGCGACCAACCTCAGCCGCGATCACCTGCGCCGACGCCAGGCCGCTCCGTACATCGGACCGTGGCTCCCCGAACCGATCGACACCAGCGACTGGCCGGAAGAAGAACGTGCCTACGAACCGCCTTCGACTGAGAACAACTACGCGCTACTCGAGTCGGTGTCCTACGCCTTTTTGGTGGCCCTGGAACAGCTGAATCCGAATCAACGCGCGGTCTTGTTATTGCGAGATGTGTTTGAGTACTCCGCGGCCGAGACAGCAGAAGCTCTCGATCTTCAGGAATCCAATGTACGGCAGATCCATCGCCGCGCGCGCGCCACGATGGCCGATTACGACGCAAATCGCGTGCCGTTCAACGACGCTCTGCGAGCGCGCACGGGCGACGTGCTGTCGCGATTCCTGCTGCACATGGTGCAACGCGATCCCGCCGCGATGGAGAAGCTCCTGGCCGAGGACGTGCGAGTCCTCAACGACGGCGGGGGCCGCTTCTTCGCGGCGCGCAGACCCGTCACCGGAGTCCGCCGGGTGGCCCGCTTCCACGTCAGACTCCTGCGGGATGCACAGCCCGAAGTCGAACTCCGCGAACTCAATGGACTTCCGGCATTCGTGGGTCGCAACGAGGATCCCCGTCCGGGTTACGCCCCCGAATTCGCCAGTCTTGGAGGACTCGATCGCGACGGTCGATTGATCCTGTTGAGCACGATCATCGCTCCGGGGAAGCTCGACGCTCTGCGCGTGCGGGGCTGA
- a CDS encoding DUF885 domain-containing protein: MIRVLQIGAVGLVAALVFLIPTLWGTPWSIDHFFLRSLVTAVAEHPALLSYARPLEAYGLDFYSDDLEDYSVAGDEAIFDRVDQIRSGLHAYDRAELSAEQQLSYDVLDWLLSTQQAGRAFLYHTYPLNQFQGSQSGLPDFMVNIHQVNDERDARNFLARVGKFEIALEQMREAVLARAERGFLPPRFVLEAVEREAASFASTPTEQNVLYSKLASALDEISEISPDTREALLQELREQIEEIVQPGYRRLAATSAELAARANDDDGVWKHPDGEAYYRWALRWHTTTDKTPDEIHRIGLAEIERIHGEMSRILAAQGLRSDKPIEALLQLNREPRFLYPDTDEGRAEILRDYRGIIAEVGKRLPEMFGRLPEAPVEVERVPVFKEAGSAGAYYQPPSLDGSRPGVFFANLRDVSEVQRFRMRTLSFHEAVPGHHLQIALAMETSDLPHFRRFMPMTAFIEGWALYAERIAMEAGLHKTAFDELGGLSAELFRAVRLVVDTGIHAKRWTRERAIEFMIENAGLPRGDATAEIERYIVLPGQACAYKIGQLKILELRERARTRLGDEFDLRAFNDAILANGSLPLKVLDDVLMGWIEAR; this comes from the coding sequence ATGATTCGAGTGCTCCAGATCGGCGCCGTCGGCCTCGTCGCGGCCCTGGTGTTCCTGATTCCGACACTCTGGGGCACGCCCTGGTCGATTGACCACTTCTTTCTGCGCAGCCTGGTCACGGCTGTCGCCGAACATCCAGCACTGCTGTCGTACGCCCGGCCACTCGAGGCGTACGGTCTGGATTTCTACTCGGATGATCTCGAGGACTATTCGGTCGCAGGCGACGAAGCGATCTTCGATCGGGTCGACCAGATCCGATCGGGTCTGCACGCCTATGACCGCGCCGAACTTTCTGCCGAACAACAGTTGTCCTACGACGTCTTGGATTGGTTGCTCAGCACTCAGCAGGCGGGGCGCGCATTTCTGTACCACACCTACCCACTCAATCAGTTCCAGGGTTCGCAGAGCGGACTCCCGGACTTCATGGTCAATATTCACCAGGTGAATGATGAACGGGACGCGCGAAACTTCCTGGCCCGCGTCGGAAAGTTCGAAATCGCACTCGAGCAGATGCGCGAAGCCGTTCTCGCGCGCGCCGAGCGTGGATTCCTGCCACCGCGATTCGTCCTCGAGGCGGTGGAACGCGAGGCCGCGAGTTTCGCCAGCACTCCGACCGAGCAGAACGTTCTCTACAGCAAGCTCGCGAGCGCCCTCGACGAGATCTCCGAGATCTCGCCCGACACGCGCGAAGCTCTTCTGCAGGAGTTGCGCGAACAGATCGAGGAAATCGTTCAGCCGGGATATCGACGCCTTGCCGCGACGAGTGCGGAACTCGCCGCACGAGCCAATGACGACGACGGCGTGTGGAAGCATCCCGATGGCGAGGCCTACTACCGCTGGGCACTTCGCTGGCACACGACGACGGACAAGACGCCCGACGAGATCCACCGGATCGGGCTGGCCGAAATCGAACGCATCCACGGCGAGATGAGCCGCATCCTCGCCGCCCAGGGACTGCGTTCCGACAAGCCGATCGAAGCTCTGCTTCAACTCAATCGCGAACCCCGCTTCCTGTACCCCGACACGGACGAGGGACGCGCGGAAATTCTGCGCGACTATCGCGGGATCATCGCTGAAGTAGGCAAACGCCTACCCGAAATGTTTGGCCGCCTTCCCGAAGCGCCCGTCGAGGTAGAGCGCGTGCCCGTCTTCAAGGAAGCGGGCTCTGCGGGCGCCTACTACCAGCCTCCCTCTCTCGACGGATCGAGACCGGGCGTTTTCTTCGCCAACCTCCGCGATGTCTCAGAGGTACAGCGCTTCCGCATGCGCACACTGAGCTTTCACGAAGCGGTTCCGGGACACCATCTGCAGATCGCCCTGGCGATGGAAACGAGTGACTTGCCCCACTTCCGCCGCTTCATGCCGATGACGGCCTTCATCGAGGGATGGGCTTTGTACGCCGAGCGGATCGCCATGGAGGCGGGATTGCACAAAACGGCTTTTGATGAACTCGGCGGACTTTCGGCGGAACTCTTCCGCGCCGTGCGACTCGTCGTGGACACCGGCATTCACGCCAAACGCTGGACTCGCGAGCGGGCGATCGAGTTCATGATCGAGAACGCGGGCCTGCCCCGCGGTGACGCGACGGCCGAGATCGAACGCTACATCGTCCTCCCCGGTCAAGCCTGCGCCTACAAGATCGGCCAACTGAAGATCCTGGAACTCAGAGAACGCGCCCGCACGAGACTGGGCGATGAGTTCGATCTGCGCGCTTTCAACGACGCCATCCTGGCCAACGGGTCTTTGCCACTCAAAGTGCTCGACGACGTATTGATGGGCTGGATCGAAGCGCGGTAG